From a single Triplophysa rosa linkage group LG17, Trosa_1v2, whole genome shotgun sequence genomic region:
- the si:ch211-163l21.11 gene encoding inositol 1,4,5-triphosphate receptor associated 2, with the protein MTFEEQFVLERQGPNSVDMTEEELEAAFSQLSLSFRCDQYTLCQRLEAEEHARDKAENNLKLEVERGMEMLQTLKGMCLDIKRASLLQQIELCLSIIGSTVGRISNSAELLGAVHQEVKSSRAVELMVAHVQNLKRHHERNIAELEDMKKQMEKSNRERQACEQREETEAFEKMEKDSQKPRLRRRISVSVISKQSQRHKLLESQASILVTNEESEETESHANKPDQADDSLLVDIRSTTLLLPSPPQKMKADLERNSVLLKRSCKNLQRPLLRWLYHCRWIILVIYLTVLCSILILAMLVWFLQTPVLWM; encoded by the exons ATGACTTTTGAGGAACAGTTTGTTTTGGAAAGACAGGGACCCAACAG TGTTGACATGACCGAGGAGGAATTAGAG GCTGCTTTCTCTCAGCTGTCCCTGTCTTTCCGCTGTGATCAGTACACCCTGTGTCAGCGGCTGGAGGCGGAGGAACACGCAAGAGACAAGGCTGAGAATAATCTCAAACTTGAAGTAGAAAGAGGCATGGAGATGCTTCAG ACTCTGAAAGGCATGTGTTTAGACATCAAGCGGGCCAGTCTTCTCCAGCAAATTGAACTTTGTCTCAGCATTATCGGAAGCACCGTTGGACGAATCTCTAACTCAGCAGAATTACTCGGGGCCGTGCATCAG GAGGTTAAATCCAGTCGTGCTGTGGAACTGATGGTGGCTCACGTGCAGAACCTGAAACGTCATCATGAGAGGAACATCGCTGAACTGGAGGACATGAAGAAACAGATGGAGAAAAGCAACAGAGAGCGACAGGCCTGTGAGCAGAGGG AGGAAACAGAAGCATTCGAAAAGATGGAAAAAGATTCACAGAAG CCACGATTACGACGCAGAATCAGTGTATCTGTCATCTCAAAGCAAAGCCAG AGACACAAATTATTGGAGTCACAAGCCTCAATTTTAGTGACCAATGAGGAAAGTGAAGAGACAGAATCACATGCAAACAAACCAGACCAAGCAGATGACAGCCTTCTAGTGGACATAAG AAGTACCACATTACTGCTGCCATCACCTCCTCAAAAGATGAAGGCGGATCTGGAGCGGAACTCTGTTTTGCTGAAGAGATCTTGTAAGAACTT ACAGCGCCCCCTGCTGCGGTGGCTGTATCACTGTCGATGGATAATCTTGGTCATCTATTTGACAGTCCTTTGCTCAATCCTAATATTAGCTATGTTAGTGTGGTTTCTGCAAACACCTGTTTTAtggatgtaa
- the rpl10a gene encoding 60S ribosomal protein L10a — protein MSKVSRDTLYEAVREVQSGSIAKKRKFLETVELQISLKNYDPQKDKRFSGTVRLKTTPRPKFSVCILGDQQHCDEAKAAELPHMDIEALKKLNKNKKLVKKLAKKYDAFLASESLIKQIPRILGPGLNKAGKFPSLLTHNENLVTKVDEVKSTIKFQMKKVLCLAVAVGHVKMTEDELVYNIHLAVNFLVSLLKKNWQNVRALYIKSTMGKPQRLY, from the exons ATGAG CAAGGTCTCAAGAGACACGTTGTACGAGGCGGTGCGTGAGGTACAGTCTGGCTCCATTGCCAAGAAGAGAAA GTTTCTTGAGACAGTGGAACTGCAGATCAGCTTGAAGAATTATGATCCCCAGAAGGATAAGCGTTTCTCGGGCACTGTCAG GCTGAAGACCACTCCACGTCCCAAGTTCTCCGTGTGTATCCTTGGTGACCAGCAGCATTGTGACGAAGCCAAGGCTGCCGAACTCCCACACATGGATATCGAGGCTCTCAAAAAACTTAACAAGAACAAGAAACTCGTCAAGAAGCTGG CAAAGAAGTACGATGCTTTCCTGGCCTCCGAGTCCCTGATCAAGCAAATCCCTCGTATCCTGGGTCCCGGTCTTAACAAGGCAGGGAAGTTTCCCTCTCTGCTCACCCATAACGAGAACTTGGTCACCAAAGTAGATGAGGTGAAATCCACCATCAAATTCCAGATGAAGAAG GTTCTGTGTCTGGCTGTTGCCGTTGGTCATGTCAAGATGACCGAGGATGAGCTGGTCTACAACATCCACCTGGCTGTGAATTTCCTGGTGTCTCTGCTGAAGAAGAACTGGCAGAATGTCAGAGCACTCTACATCAAGAGCACCATGGGAAAGCCACAGCGCCTCTATTAG
- the fance gene encoding Fanconi anemia group E protein yields the protein MDVKSRLHRFDGRSRLLVHALLSGAAGPNKAQTIFNKQRRSDPDFNLTSFLETLCQQEACVHEDALVSKPLVCLFSEVFKRNLLCFLHFIHPGVPRHNLQHLLQCLTQDHRENQWSCVLIKQLYRDIEGTRKGTLLSSKCTENLRGLCERFSDQNTKGRWASCFQEMGTEQADDQTDFSVLPQKKRKSDNLDRDVDDDAQHSKRVKMDFCTAQDEEEGLPEEKEESMRTSQQDHSSASKSQTSSHQSSKVLSDHIKAAVPVIKELLDTESGWDKSSVSALEVLHECDPDEVEVLCSMLSLSEAPEQSLPQFCSCLLELSPDLSHSTASAVITHLLLGRILSLVEPASRCLVTAVMSLCTRYPRPTCQDLIEPVLRKEQTGSAQAELLCRLVEDCLEPHHRLLVFRTILEVSWDEGVLSVIHALLDSKLELNEVDFSLFTDQLCSQSPQFSKSMKFAKMLLSVLSKYQSHVNAACHHTLASCLSFNETFLKKSLLAALKRISLCK from the exons ATGGATGTGAAGTCTCGGTTGCACCGTTTTGATGGACGCTCGCGATTGCTCGTTCACGCTTTGCTCTCGGGAGCTGCAGGACCGAATAAAGCACAAACAATATTCAATAAACAACGCAGATCTGATCCAGATTTTAATCTTACTTCGTTTTTGGAGACCTTGTGCCAGCAGGAAGCTTGTGTGCACGAAGACGCTCTCGTTTC GAAACCTTtggtgtgtctgttttctgaAGTCTTCAAACGTAACCTGCTTtgctttttgcattttattcaTCCTGGAGTGCCAAGACACAATCTTCAACATCTGCTACAGTGTCTGACCCAGGATCACAGAGAAAACCAGTGGTCTTGTGTCTTAATCAAACAGCTTTATAGAGATATTGAGGGCACTAGGAAAGGAACCCTCCTCAGCTCAAAATGTACAGAGAACCTGAGGGGTCTCTGTGAGAGATTTAGTGACCAAAATACAAAGGGGAGATGGGCATCTTGTTTTCAGGAGATGGGAACCGAGCAGGCTGATGATCAGACAGATTTCTCAGTTCTGcctcagaaaaaaagaaaaagtgacaaCCTTGATCGTGATGTAGATGATGATGCTCAACACAGTAAAAGGGTAAAGATGGATTTTTGTACAGCCCAAGATGAAGAAGAGGGGTTGCCTGAGGAAAAGGAGGAATCTATGAGAACATCACAACAGGACCACAGTTCTGCCTCAAAATCACAGACAAGCTCTCATCAGTCCTCAAAAGTGCTGTCAGACCACATAAAG GCTGCTGTCCCTGTTATTAAAGAATTACTAGATACAGAGTCAGGG tGGGATAAGAGCTCTGTGTCGGCTTTGGAAGTCTTGCATGAATGTGACCCAGATGAG GTGGAGGTACTTTGTTCAATGCTGAGTTTGTCTGAAGCACCTGAACAGAGTTTACCTCAGTTCTGTAGCTGCTTGCTCGAACTGTCCCCAGACCTCAGTCATAGCACTGCTTCTGCTGTCATCACACACCTGCTGCTCGGCAGG ATTCTGTCTCTTGTGGAACCTGCCTCACGCTGTTTGGTCACAGCAGTGATGTCACTTTGCACTCGTTACCCCAGACCGACTTGCCAGGACCTGATAGAGCCAGTCTTACGGAAGGAACAGACAG gAAGTGCTCAGGCAGAGTTACTCTGTAGACTGGTAGAAGACTGTCTTGAGCCACATCACCGACTTCTTGTATTCCG GACAATACTTGAAGTGTCCTGGGATGAGGGCGTATTGTCAGTTATCCATGCGCTGCTGGATTCAAAG TTGGAACTGAATGAGGTGGATTTCTCTCTCTTCACTGACCAACTCTGCAGCCAGTCTCCACAATTCAGCAAGTCAATGAAGTTTGCCAAGATGTTGCTGAGTGTCTTGTCCAAATATCAGTCACAT GTCAATGCTGCATGCCACCATACACTTGCAAGTTGTCTGTCTTTCAATGAGACTTTTCTCAAGAAATCTCTGCTGGCTGCATTGAAACGGATTTCCCTttgtaaataa
- the mkrn4 gene encoding makorin, ring finger protein, 4 isoform X2 — MERDAQSSKISVDNSAVCRQFINGFCRYGQSCYYLHEFPATPSFQVRCRYFQKGACWFGDRCRYLHVPQTDDGPSGSSRRGSAPAVFPSALAGRALADRRGSEPFLLPAQGAYSMNRRGSEPLVTSMSMLQQNFERLTAGIAEEEEYGVMEDVPSQQLGALRRQSGVQDHNTSNAYSSASSASSATPAEVRKVTAREAETQASSVPERPSQGGAAISTGQRQSQAFDQGKDVACGICMDKISEKSTAQERRYGILPNCNHAFCIGCIVTWRKTKDFQEDVIKGCPQCRVKSSFYIPSKHWVCDGEEKASLIASFKERSSKLKCTFFMRHGCCPFKSDCIYSHDVPASHTFSRRRSTRRNTAEVLEDLDIDGIQLWSYIFALTLLDEDDDDLLDFFDD; from the exons ATGGAAAGAGACGCGCAATCTTCTAAAATCTCAGTCGATAACAGTGCAGTTTGTAG GCAGTTCATCAATGGATTTTGCCGTTATGGTCAAAGCTGTTACTATCTGCATGAGTTTCCAGCAACGCCATCATTTCAGGTTCGATGTCGGTACTTCCAAAAAGGTGCTTGTTGGTTTGGGGATCGTTGCAG GTATCTCCATGTTCCTCAAACAGATGACGGGCCTTCGGGGAGCAGCAGACGAGGTTCAGCGCCTGCAGTTTTCCCTTCTGCTCTGGCTGGCCGTGCTTTGGCTGACCGCCGGGGATCAGAACCCTTTCTTCTACCGGCTCAAGGGGCGTATAGCATGAATCGAAGGGGTTCTGAGCCCCTGGTAACAAGCATGAGCATGCTACAGCAGAATTTTGAACGCTTAACAGCAGGTATcgcagaggaggaggagtatgGAGTTATGGAAGATGTACCTTCTCAACAGCTGG GAGCATTAAGGAGACAAAGTGGTGTTCAAGACCACAATACATCAAACGCCTATAGCTCGGCAAGCTCTGCATCTAGTGCAACACCTGCTGAAGTCCGTAAAGTAACAGCACGTGAAGCTGAAACACAG gcaagcagtGTGCCGGAGAGACCGAGTCAGGGTGGTGCTGCCATCTCAACGGGGCAGCGACAGTCTCAGGCTTTTGATCAAGGCAAAGATGTGGCCTGTGGCATATGCATGGACAAGATATCTGAGAAATCGACTGCTCAGGAACGACGCTATGGCATCCTTCCCAACTGTAATCATGCTTTCTGTATCGGCTGCATTGTTACATGGCGAAAGACAAAAGACTTCCAGGAGGATGTCATCAA gGGTTGTCCACAGTGCAGAGTGAAATCCTCCTTTTACATTCCCAGCAAGCACTGGGTCTGTGATGGGGAGGAAAAAGCATCACTGATAGCCTCTTTTAAAGAAAGGAGCAG taaATTAAAGTGCACTTTCTTCATGCGTCATGGATGCTGCCCCTTCAAAAGTGATTGTATTTACAGTCATGATGTGCCCGCTTCTCATACGTTCAGTCGCAGGCGCTCTACACGCAGG AACACTGCTGAGGTGTTGGAGGATTTGGACATCGATGGCATTCAGCTTTGGAGCTACATTTTTGCCTTGACTCTGTtggatgaggatgatgatgatctTCTGGATTTTTTTGACGATTAA
- the mkrn4 gene encoding makorin, ring finger protein, 4 isoform X1: MRMDRYSVPYRQSRKGSLNGEREICRQFINGFCRYGQSCYYLHEFPATPSFQVRCRYFQKGACWFGDRCRYLHVPQTDDGPSGSSRRGSAPAVFPSALAGRALADRRGSEPFLLPAQGAYSMNRRGSEPLVTSMSMLQQNFERLTAGIAEEEEYGVMEDVPSQQLGALRRQSGVQDHNTSNAYSSASSASSATPAEVRKVTAREAETQASSVPERPSQGGAAISTGQRQSQAFDQGKDVACGICMDKISEKSTAQERRYGILPNCNHAFCIGCIVTWRKTKDFQEDVIKGCPQCRVKSSFYIPSKHWVCDGEEKASLIASFKERSSKLKCTFFMRHGCCPFKSDCIYSHDVPASHTFSRRRSTRRNTAEVLEDLDIDGIQLWSYIFALTLLDEDDDDLLDFFDD; this comes from the exons ATGAGAATGGATCGGTACAGCGTACCGTACAGACAGTCGAGAAAAGGCAGCTTGAACGGGGAAAGGGAAATCTGCAG GCAGTTCATCAATGGATTTTGCCGTTATGGTCAAAGCTGTTACTATCTGCATGAGTTTCCAGCAACGCCATCATTTCAGGTTCGATGTCGGTACTTCCAAAAAGGTGCTTGTTGGTTTGGGGATCGTTGCAG GTATCTCCATGTTCCTCAAACAGATGACGGGCCTTCGGGGAGCAGCAGACGAGGTTCAGCGCCTGCAGTTTTCCCTTCTGCTCTGGCTGGCCGTGCTTTGGCTGACCGCCGGGGATCAGAACCCTTTCTTCTACCGGCTCAAGGGGCGTATAGCATGAATCGAAGGGGTTCTGAGCCCCTGGTAACAAGCATGAGCATGCTACAGCAGAATTTTGAACGCTTAACAGCAGGTATcgcagaggaggaggagtatgGAGTTATGGAAGATGTACCTTCTCAACAGCTGG GAGCATTAAGGAGACAAAGTGGTGTTCAAGACCACAATACATCAAACGCCTATAGCTCGGCAAGCTCTGCATCTAGTGCAACACCTGCTGAAGTCCGTAAAGTAACAGCACGTGAAGCTGAAACACAG gcaagcagtGTGCCGGAGAGACCGAGTCAGGGTGGTGCTGCCATCTCAACGGGGCAGCGACAGTCTCAGGCTTTTGATCAAGGCAAAGATGTGGCCTGTGGCATATGCATGGACAAGATATCTGAGAAATCGACTGCTCAGGAACGACGCTATGGCATCCTTCCCAACTGTAATCATGCTTTCTGTATCGGCTGCATTGTTACATGGCGAAAGACAAAAGACTTCCAGGAGGATGTCATCAA gGGTTGTCCACAGTGCAGAGTGAAATCCTCCTTTTACATTCCCAGCAAGCACTGGGTCTGTGATGGGGAGGAAAAAGCATCACTGATAGCCTCTTTTAAAGAAAGGAGCAG taaATTAAAGTGCACTTTCTTCATGCGTCATGGATGCTGCCCCTTCAAAAGTGATTGTATTTACAGTCATGATGTGCCCGCTTCTCATACGTTCAGTCGCAGGCGCTCTACACGCAGG AACACTGCTGAGGTGTTGGAGGATTTGGACATCGATGGCATTCAGCTTTGGAGCTACATTTTTGCCTTGACTCTGTtggatgaggatgatgatgatctTCTGGATTTTTTTGACGATTAA
- the ppardb gene encoding peroxisome proliferator-activated receptor delta b, with protein sequence MEQVEQPTSGIKCDSSAELAEARGNVELTGIMEGQASPQPDGDLHSAQILEDTTWVGVQEGESVSSDCGGMSDLQEPGSGSGEEVESSEASDTTGTEVSPGSKGSSWTNLQNGGGTEQEVPQPNSNVPVTAQNFEDPLQAPPLSLSDQLRLGRDDTNNLGLNVECRICGDKASGFHYGVHACEGCKGFFRRTIRMKLEYERCERACKVQKKSRNKCQYCRFQKCLGLGMSHDAIRYGRMPEAEKKKLVAGLLAGANLPNSGGADLKTLAKHVNTSYLRNLNMTKKKARSILTGKTTCTAPFVIHDMDSLWQAENGLVWNQLNGAPPNKEIGVHVFYRCQCTTVETVRELTEFAKNIPGFVDLFLNDQVTLLKYGVHEAIFAMLPSLMNKDGLLVANGKGFVTREFLRSLRKPFNEIMEPKFEFAVKFNALELDDSDLALFVAAIILCGDRPGLMNVKQVEQIQDGILQALDQHLQVHHPDSPHLFPKLLQKMADLRQLVTENAQLVQMIKKTESETSLHPLLQEIYKDMY encoded by the exons ATGGAACAGGTCGAGCAACCTACCTCAGGAATAAAATGTGACAGCTCTGCGGAACTAGCAGAGGCCCGGGGGAACGTGGAATTGACGGGAATTATGGAAGGCCAGGCGTCTCCACAGCCAGACGGAGATTTGCACTCTGCACAGATTCTTGAAGACACAACATGGGTAGGTGTGCAGGAGGGCGAGTCGGTATCCTCAGACTGTGGAGGCATGTCAGACCTCCAGGAGCCGGGCTCAGGGTCTGGTGAGGAGGTGGAGAGCAGCGAGGCATCTGACACCACGGGAACAGAGGTCTCACCCGGCAGCAAAGGATCCTCGTGGACGAATCTACAGAATGGAGGTGGAACGGAACAGGAGGTTCCTCAACCGAATAGCAATGTTCCTGTAACAGCTCAAAACTTTGAAG ATCCATTAcaggccccacccctctcgctGTCTGACCAGTTACGGCTAGGCCGGGATGACACCAATAATTTAGGTCTAAATGTTGAATGTCGCATATGTGGAGATAAAGCCTCGGGATTTCACTATGGAGTTCATGCTTGTGAAGGCTGCAAG ggtTTTTTCAGACGCACCATTCGTATGAAGCTGGAGTATGAGCGATGTGAGCGTGCCTGTAAAGTCCAGAAAAAGAGCAGGAACAAATGCCAGTACTGCCGCTTCCAGAAGTGCCTGGGTCTGGGCATGTCTCATGACG CGATCAGATATGGGCGCATGCCAGAAGCTGAGAAGAAGAAGCTAGTGGCGGGACTACTCGCAGGGGCGAACCTGCCGAACTCAGGGGGAGCTGACCTCAAAACCCTGGCCAAGCATGTTAACACATCTTACCTGAGGAACCTCAACATGACCAAAAAGAAAGCACGGAGCATCCTCACGGGAAAGACTACCTGCACAGCG CCTTTCGTGATCCATGACATGGACTCGCTGTGGCAGGCTGAAAACGGGCTGGTCTGGAATCAGCTTAATGGAGCGCCACCAAACAAAGAGATCGGGGTCCATGTCTTCTACCGCTGCCAGTGCACAACAGTGGAAACTGTACGAGAGCTCACAGAGTTTGCCAAAAACATCCCCGGCTTTGTGGATCTCTTCCTTAATGATCAG GTAACGCTGTTAAAATACGGAGTCCACGAGGCCATATTTGCAATGCTCCCATCTCTAATGAATAAAGACGGGCTGCTCGTAGCCAATGGAAAGGGCTTTGTGACGAGAGAGTTCCTGCGGAGTCTGCGCAAACCTTTCAATGAGATCATGGAGCCCAAGTTTGAGTTTGCGGTCAAATTCAATGCTCTGGAGCTCGATGACAGTGACCTGGCTCTGTTTGTGGCAGCCATTATACTGTGTGGAG ATCGTCCTGGACTGATGAACGTAAAGCAGGTGGAGCAGATCCAAGATGGCATCTTGCAAGCTCTTGATCAACACCTTCAGGTTCACCACCCTGACTCTCCTCATCTCTTTCCCAAATTGCTTCAAAAAATGGCTGACCTGAGACAGCTGGTCACTGAAAATGCCCAGCTGGTTCAGATGATCAAAAAGACTGAATCTGAAACCTCTCTTCACCCACTCTTACAAGAAATCTACAAAGACATGTACTGA
- the LOC130567969 gene encoding properdin-like, with translation MNLVCWVMMVLGIYVQQSVSEMAQCFTEFSLSTGTCGDLLGEIEKKDCCMNPNYGYVEADGVCNSCGRAAWSEWAPWSKCTVSCKEGVRQRRRMCYGIGSCLDPAELGMIQTEPCMEQDCCPVEGGWSQWGNWQPCSVTCEIGIKKRQRTCSNPLPQCGASCEGQAEETADCNTEVVCPTHGGWSSWGNWGPCQGTCVNEGREPPMEFRKRTCTDPAPSSIPRGRDCEGSDTESRFCTGLPFCPINGNWGPWSESTPCTVTCGVGRESQRRTCDSPEPKHGGKYCDGDAIKTGSCTVPINCPINGEWTEWSPWGSCKPPSKRTITCRTREGTRTRQRECFGREFEGNVCDGEIVDHGNCYDINGCEMKAVLSEWSHWSYCKPDCGSKSNRIRERVCTANISAYRVQDINVFSGDPHIICKDLKKETETSECKNVPEC, from the exons ATGAATCTCGTTTGTTGGGTGATGATGGTCCTGGGGATTTATGTCCAGCAATCAG tttCAGAGATGGCACAGTGTTTCACTGAATTTTCCCTATCCACTGGGACTTGTGGTGATCTTTTGGGTGAGATTGAAAAAAAAGACTGTTGTATGAACCCTAACTATGGCTACGTAGAAGCAGATGGGGTTTGTAATTCCTGTGG CCGGGCTGCATGGTCTGAGTGGGCTCCCTGGAGCAAGTGTACAGTGAGTTGTAAAGAGGGAGTTAGGCAAAGGCGAAGAATGTGTTATGGAATTGGGTCTTGCTTAGACCCTGCGGAACTGGGAATGATTCAAACCGAACCTTGTATGGAACAGGACTGCTGCCCAG TGGAAGGTGGTTGGTCACAGTGGGGGAACTGGCAGCCATGTTCAGTCACATGTGAAATTGGAATTAAAAAAAGGCAAAGAACCTGCTCCAACCCACTTCCGCAATGTGGGGCCTCCTGTGAAGGTCAAGCAGAAGAAACTGCAGACTGTAATACTGAGGTTGTCTGTCCAA CTCATGGCGGTTGGTCCAGTTGGGGAAATTGGGGTCCCTGTCAAGGAACTTGTGTTAATGAAGGGCGTGAGCCGCCAATGGAATTTCGTAAAAGGACGTGCACTGACCCCGCTCCGTCTTCAATTCCACGTGGACGAGACTGTGAGGGCTCTGACACGGAAAGTCGATTTTGCACTGGATTACCTTTCTGCCCAA TTAATGGAAACTGGGGTCCTTGGTCAGAGTCCACACCCTGCACTGTAACATGTGGTGTGGGCCGAGAGTCACAAAGACGGACCTGCGATTCCCCTGAACCCAAACATGGTGGCAAATATTGCGATGGTGATGCTATAAAAACTGGTTCCTGTACTGTTCCCATTAACTGTCCTA TTAACGGAGAATGGACCGAATGGAGTCCGTGGGGTTCATGTAAACCACCTTCCAAAAGAACAATCACTTGCAGGACCAGAGAGGGAACCCGAACTAGACAGAGGGAGTGTTTTGGCAGAGAATTTGAAGGAAATGTCTGTGATGGAGAGATTGTGGATCATGGCAACTGCTATGATATTAATGGCTGTGAAA tGAAAGCTGTGTTGTCAGAGTGGAGTCACTGGAGTTATTGCAAACCAGACTGTGGGTCAAAATCTAACCGAATAAGAGAAAGAGTGTGTACTGCTAACATCTCTGCATACAG GGTCCAAGACATCAACGTTTTCTCAGGGGATCCGCATATTATTTGTAAGGATCTGAAAAAAGAAACAGAGACAAGCGAATGTAAAAATGTACCTGAGTGCTAG